CGTAACTCGTCCTCGTCCATGTGGTCGAGTTTCAGTTCACAGTGTGCAAGCGCCGATTCGAGCCGCACGCAGGGCACTTTGTCCGCGGGTACAGTGGGCCAGTCACGACGGTCCGTAAGGCAGCCGGCGAATACGCGCACATCGTCGCAACAATTGACCACTGCGCAGTTGCTCTCGAGGACATTATCCAGGGTGGTGGACGGGCGAAACGGCGCGAGTAGGATCATACCGCGGTCTTCGCGAATGCCCATGGGCGCGATGTGAACGCGGCCGTCATTGGCCCTGGTGGAAACTATTGTTTCAAAAATCATATCGGGCCTGAACCCTCCAGTAAATTCTGCCTATTTGTTTTTTGCTTTTTTCTTCACCACTTCAAGCGTCGTGCCCGGTGCACGATGCTGCGTCAAATCCTCTGGCTTGCGCTCAACTGCGCAGCCCCAATCCAGTTCCTCATCCTGATTGTAACGCTTGGCCAATTGCCAGGCGACTTGCGCGCGCGCCAGCTCCACCCCGAGATAGAAAGCGTGCGCGGCA
The Burkholderiales bacterium DNA segment above includes these coding regions:
- a CDS encoding DUF447 domain-containing protein, with protein sequence MIFETIVSTRANDGRVHIAPMGIREDRGMILLAPFRPSTTLDNVLESNCAVVNCCDDVRVFAGCLTDRRDWPTVPADKVPCVRLESALAHCELKLDHMDEDELRPRLYCQVVHRVNHLPFRGFNRAQAAVLEAAILVSRLQMLPWDKIESEVKYLAIAIEKTAGPAEREAWGWLLEKINAHRTLLAQKHTA